TTTGTTAAGCACCAGCCGGGAAGGCTGGGAGTCTGATACAGAAAGGATGTGTTTCCCATGCGACTGCGTTCCGAAGCGGACGTGCAGGAGTTCCTGGACGCCGTCAGCCAGTGCGGCGGCGACGTGTACCTGAAGAGCCCGGAGGGAGACATTTTTAATTTGAAATCCTCCATGTCCCGGTATATCGCCATCGGCCGCCTCATCGAGGAGCAGGGCGATACCCTGGAGCTCTTTGCCGACCGGAAGGAAGACCAGGCCCGGCTCATGCCCCTGGTGGAAGACCTGATGAAGAACGGGGACTGAGTCCCCGCAAAAAGCGCCCGCCCCGATCTCCCGGGGCGGGCGCTTTCCATTCAGTGGGTCACTTGTCAAAGGACGGGTTCACAAAGTAGAGATTCTTCTCGTTCATCTTGTCCTTGGCCAGCCGCAGTCCCTCGCCGAAGCGCTGGAAGTGGACGATCTCCCGGGCCCGGAGGAACTTGATGACGTCGTTGACGTCCGGATCGTCGGAGAGGCGCAGGATGTTGTCGTAGGTGACACGGGCCTTCTGCTCGGCGGCCAGATCCTCCGTCAGGTCGGCGATCAGGTCGCCCTTCACCGCCATGCTGGCGGCGCTGTAAGGGAAGCCGGAGGCGGCGGTGGGGTACACGCCGGCGGTCCGGTCCACAAAATACGTGTCAAAGCCCGCGGTCCGGATCTGCTCCTCGGTGAGGTCCCTGGTCAGCTGGTGGACGATGGCGCCGATCATCTCCAAATGGCCCAGCTCCTCAGTGCCGATGTCGGTCAGCAGGCCCTTCAGCTCCGCATAGGGCATGGAGTACCGCTGACTCAGGTAGCGCAGGGACGCGCCCAGCTCACCGTCGGGCCCGCCGTACTGGGAGATGATGACGGAGGCCAGCTTGGGATTGGTGTTCTTGATCTTCACCGGGTACTGGAGCTTCTTCTCATAAATGAACATCAGTCATTGCCTCCTTCCTCCCAGGGCCACGGGTCCTTCAGCCAGGCGAAGCCGTCCTCCGGCGTCAGGTCCGTCTGCAGCAGGGGGCCGTACATCTTCTGGTACTTCTCACGGCCCTCTTTCGCCAGCTTGATATAGGACCAGTACAGCTGCAGCGCCTCCTGATCCTGGGCGTGGGTGGTGAGATACAGGCCCAGCTCGTCAATGGCAAAGTCCAGGGCCATCAGCTCCACCAGGGCGGTGTTGGCCATTTTCG
This DNA window, taken from Dysosmobacter welbionis, encodes the following:
- a CDS encoding manganese catalase family protein, giving the protein MFIYEKKLQYPVKIKNTNPKLASVIISQYGGPDGELGASLRYLSQRYSMPYAELKGLLTDIGTEELGHLEMIGAIVHQLTRDLTEEQIRTAGFDTYFVDRTAGVYPTAASGFPYSAASMAVKGDLIADLTEDLAAEQKARVTYDNILRLSDDPDVNDVIKFLRAREIVHFQRFGEGLRLAKDKMNEKNLYFVNPSFDK
- a CDS encoding spore coat protein CotJB; translated protein: MQMEKPNTNTPPTPSVPSMPPSGSCQPNQGTLPGTCAPMVFPFVAMQEENPVRYSRMEALQTGTLFPGLDLPFKAAIQAKTKMANTALVELMALDFAIDELGLYLTTHAQDQEALQLYWSYIKLAKEGREKYQKMYGPLLQTDLTPEDGFAWLKDPWPWEEGGND